Proteins co-encoded in one Spirosoma endbachense genomic window:
- a CDS encoding DedA family protein translates to MNQIVEFFQYLLNSEEIIRTGGLVLITLIIFVENGIIFGFFLPGDYLLFLSGVFAGTKILNVPLWILLLCIFSAAVLGSLTGYLTGYYFGARIKNRPDSLFFKQKYIDDTRAAFIRYGNGALIVARFLPVVRTFAPILAGLIHMPSRFFILYNIIGASIWVLTLVGGGFYFGERFPWIINYVHWIIIFFLAITTYTVVRGYLNARKEKQAEEV, encoded by the coding sequence ATGAACCAGATCGTTGAGTTTTTTCAATACCTGCTTAATTCAGAAGAAATCATCCGAACGGGTGGCTTAGTGCTGATTACGCTGATTATCTTCGTTGAGAACGGAATTATCTTCGGCTTCTTTCTGCCGGGCGATTACCTGCTGTTCTTATCGGGTGTGTTTGCAGGAACGAAAATCCTGAATGTTCCGCTGTGGATACTCTTACTCTGTATTTTTAGTGCCGCTGTTCTGGGTTCCTTAACGGGCTACCTGACGGGCTACTATTTTGGTGCCCGGATCAAAAATCGTCCGGATTCGCTCTTTTTCAAGCAAAAATACATCGACGATACGCGGGCTGCTTTTATTCGTTACGGTAACGGAGCACTTATTGTTGCTCGTTTTTTACCCGTTGTCCGCACTTTTGCGCCGATTTTGGCCGGACTCATTCATATGCCCTCCCGGTTTTTTATCCTCTACAACATCATTGGTGCTTCCATTTGGGTCCTAACCCTTGTGGGCGGGGGCTTTTATTTCGGAGAGCGGTTTCCGTGGATCATCAATTATGTCCACTGGATTATCATTTTCTTTTTGGCTATCACGACATACACCGTTGTCCGCGGATACCTTAATGCCCGTAAGGAAAAACAGGCGGAAGAGGTGTAA